A genomic stretch from Setaria viridis chromosome 1, Setaria_viridis_v4.0, whole genome shotgun sequence includes:
- the LOC117865287 gene encoding uncharacterized protein, with protein MQQVQDQDPMKTNPSPNVYRRATDYRMGVVLVITERNRLGTGFVIQEATQLSPPAPALVLTCYHTVQASIDKGVGVYVRKPLAEGGVQELLAKVVKYDAVTDMALLAVPRLRGTPVLAFTSPGDAGDCAIAVGYCNPVGLFKRNARVRLPGLSPGSIRWIVPHGDAGAVTHTKLYLTFVAMHGMSGAPVVSGGGVIGMLTHVTTDGTRLSIAVSSGTVIQILRGWAELPVNGPSTAQEVLNSLRIRLALDDAQA; from the exons ATGCAGCAGGTGCAGGACCAAGATCCGATGAAAACCAATCCGAGCCCGAATGTGTACCGAAGAGCGACGGACTACAGGATGGGTGTTGTGTTGGTGATCACCGAACGAAACCGCCTGGGCACCGGCTTCGTCATCCAAGAGGCAACCCAgttgtcgccgccggcgccggcgcttgTCCTCACTTGTTATCACACGGTGCAAGCGAGCATTGACAAAGGCGTTGGCGTGTACGTGAGGAAGCCGTTGGCGGAAGGAGGGGTGCAAGAACTGCTGGCTAAGGTGGTCAAGTACGATGCCGTCACCGACATGGCTCTGCTCGCGGTTCCACGACTGAGGGGCACGCCCGTACTGGCCTTCACCTCACCGGGCGACGCTGGTGATTGTGCAATTGCAGTTGGGTACTGCAACCCGGTGGGTCTCTTCAAGAGAAACGCCCGTGTGAGGCTGCCAGGGCTGTCCCCTGGAAGCATCAG GTGGATAGTCCCCCACGGCGATGCCGGTGCTGTCACCCACACGAAACTGTATCTTACCTTCGTTGCGATGCATGGAATGTCCGGGGCACCTGTGGTGAGCGGGGGTGGAGTGATCGGCATGCTCACCCACGTCACCACTGATGGCACAAGACTATCAATAGCTGTGTCGTCAGGCACAGTAATCCAAATCCTTAGGGGGTGGGCTGAACTCCCTGTCAAT GGGCCTAGCACTGCGCAGGAGGTGCTGAACAGCTTGCGCATCCGCTTGGCGCTTGATGATGCGCAAGCGTGA
- the LOC117841430 gene encoding probable monogalactosyldiacylglycerol synthase 3, chloroplastic, with amino-acid sequence MAASMASPRGRSIRETVLETVAAYHNQQRMRRKLRKSLTYAGELSSAGRARGDGASSSASVSSLCGPEDDDEPFWEEEEGTVELVQLGANRAKNVLILMSDTGGGHRASAEAIKDAFRIEFGDEYRVFVKDLCKDHAGWPLNNMESSYKFMVKHVQLWKVAFHSTSPRWVHCFYLAALASFYAKKVEAGLKKYKPDIIISVHPLMQHIPLWVLKWQGLQNRVVFVTVITDLNTCHPTWFHANVNRCYCPSEEVAKRAALDDLQPSQIRVFGLPIRPSFCRAVLVKDELRKELELDPELPAVLLMGGGEGMGPVKKTAKALGESLFGREHGKPIGQLIVICGRNKTLSSSLQALEWKIPVKIRGFETQMEKWMGACDCIITKAGPGTIAEALIRGLPIILNDFIPGQEVGNVPYVVDNGAGVFSKSPKETASLVARWFGPDSEELKRMSENALKLAQPEAVFDIVRDIHELSREQGVISQISSSLTSSFFIPSPETTPLQLI; translated from the exons ATGGCGGCGTCCATGGCGTCGCCGCGGGGGCGGTCGATCCGGGAGACGGTGCTGGAGACCGTCGCGGCGTACCACAACCAGCAGCGGATGAGGCGCAAGCTGCGCAAGAGCCTCACCTACGCGGGGGAGCTCTCCTCCGCGGGCCGGGCACGCGGGGACGGCGCGTCATCGTCCGCCTCGGTATCCTCGCTCTGCGGgcccgaggacgacgacgagcccttctgggaggaggaggagggcaccgTCGAGCTCGTCCAGCTCGGGGCCAACCGCGCCAAGAACGTCCTCATCCTCATGAGCgacaccggcggcggccaccgagCCTCCGCGGAGGCCATCAAGGACGCCTTCCGGATCGAGTTCGGCGACGAGTACAGG GTCTTCGTCAAGGATCTGTGCAAGGATCACGCCGGCTGGCCACTTAACAACATGGAGAGCTCATACAAGTTCATGGTGAAGCATGTGCAGCTCTGGAAAGTGGCTTTCCACAGCACCTCGCCTAGATGGGTCCATTGCTTCTACCTAGCTGCTCTCGCCTCATTCTACGCCAA GAAGGTGGAGGCTGGACTGAAGAAGTACAAGCCAGACATCATAATTAGTGTCCACCCCCTTATGCAACACATTCCTCTGTGGGTGCTCAAATGGCAAggcctgcaaaacagagttgtCTTTGTAACTGTCATCACAGACCTCAACACTTGCCACCCTACATG GTTCCATGCCAATGTGAATAGATGTTACTGCCCCTCAGAAGAAGTTGCCAAGAGGGCAGCATTGGATGACCTACAACCTTCTCAAATCCGCGTGTTCGGTCTTCCAATTCGACCATCATTCTGCCGTGCAGTTCTTGTTAAG GATGAATTGAGAAAGGAACTTGAATTGGATCCTGAGCTTCCTGCAGTGCTGCTCATGGGAGGTGGAGAGGGCATGGGTCCTGTCAAGAAGACTGCAAAAGCCCTTGGAGAATCATTGTTTGGCAGAGAACATGGAAAACCAATTGGGCAACTTATTGTCATTTGCGGTCGGAACAAAACACTGAGCTCCTCCTTGCAGGCACTTGAATGGAAAATACCAGTAAAG ATTAGAGGATTTGAGACCCAAATGGAGAAGTGGATGGGTGCTTGTGATTGTATTATAACAAAG GCTGGACCAGGTACCATTGCTGAAGCCTTGATAAGGGGTCTTCCTATAATCCTTAATGATTTCATACCTGGACAG GAAGTTGGCAATGTCCCTTATGTTGTGGACAATGGTGCAGGCGTGTTCTCCAAAAGCCCCAAGGAGACTGCTAGTCTTGTTGCCCGTTGGTTTGGTCCAGACTCAGAGGAATTGAAAAGGATGTCAGAAAATGCACTGAAATTGGCTCAGCCGGAAGCTGTCTTTGACATTGTCAGAGACATCCATGAGCTCTCTCGGGAGCAAGGCGTGATTTCACAGATATCTAGTTCCTTGACGTCATCCTTCTTTATACCATCACCTGAAACCACACCTCTCCAACTTATCTGA